The DNA sequence tCTTCCAAATCAAATCCGGTTCCTCTGATGTAATCAAGACGAGACACCAAAGACGAGCGCGTAATCTGCCTTTGCTTCgacattattacaaaaatgaggAGGAACACATCTTTAGATTGGGAGAGTGGGGACatgaaatgataataaaatccTGGAGCGGCTAAAGTGGGCCAAGGTTGGATCAAAGCTTCAGATACGCATAAAGGACAACGAGTGCTGATTTGTCgctttgtctgtgacaagcaCATCCTTGCCTGCATTACCTGTTCAAACACAAACGCATCAACTTCCCTCTCACATAATAACAAACGTTCAATGGAAATAAATACTGAAGTTAAGTCGATGAAAGgtcaatgtaaatgtaaatgatgCACCACATTGAGTTGTGGAAAGGTGGAGTGTTTTATTAAAGGTGTACTTCCTACGCTTCTCCACAAGAGGGCTCTCTCTGTTCTCTCTGCAATCGGGAGAGGGCAAAATGTgacgtgtttttctttttttgggaggggggggggggggctttctttattaattcaaactccaacatccaattcaaactgacCACACAAACCAGAACGGTGTCAAACAAGAcaccagaaaaagaaaacacacaaaacaacaaatttcgccccacttagatgttgtgtgacaatcagtggatcttatcttatcttaactACCCACTActtatttcatgtatttttttaactgggTAGTTATCAgtattcttaatttttttaaatgttttccttcaaccatttgttgttgtttttgtgtgtgtgtgtgtgtggttacaTTAATACGGAGCCCCTAAAGTGACATgggagaaataaataaataaatatgtttttcgtCCGGACGAGAAAGtttcttgttattattattattattttattattataatttttttacagtagtttTACGTGGCGGTGTCGTGTCTGTCAATCTGAGTTTTCACCACCAGGTGTCCTTAGTCGCCCatctaaaaaatacaatagcAAGTCCATGGCTCACTCGACTtcatataataacaataataatcaaataatagcaataataataatatgctaGCAATTCTAAATTGttcgttattttatttttttaaattgactgtgcaaatataaattgattttggcatttgtatttaaattggCATTTTCAATCGTacttatttaattgttttgttttttaaacaaaattatgcATACTACAGATTttattaatgacatttttgtatttctgtcaccccccgcccccataaatactttgttttatttaataaaatggcttttatttgcattttgttatatttattttactaccAATGGCTACTCCACTTATGTATACTCATTTTAGtccctaaacattttttattataagtAATAAGAAGTTATAGTAGCAGTAGTATATAATTTCAGTATTAGTCACTTAGGATGCTcataatttattataataacaTTGCTACTTTTAATCTATGAAGAGAGTTCCTATTtcaatttaatgtgtttttgatttgtatttaattgGGTGTATTACAGCCGTTGAACACAGGGGGTCGCTGTTGCCTTAATTTGATCCAATCAAGTGGATTAAAAACACGATGAAAATGACCTTGCCTGGAGCGAACGTCCTCTCATTGTTATTTATGTCGCAGATTACCAAAAAGTTATTGCAAACGAAGCACTAGTCATTTTCCCTTAAATGGAGTTCGCATTTATCTGCGTGACAAAATTAGCGTGGGGGGCCAACCGGAAGGAGGGCCCCCAATCTTTTAATAGTAACGCTGACCCCGCCCATTTGAGGACTTCTTCTTCATGAAGCAGGACGAccgacaagaagaagaacaagaagtgGACGAGCATGAGCATGAGCACGAGCACGAGCACGAGCACGAGCGGCGTCGCCATCGACGGCATCGAGAGGTTCGAGAGCCCGAACAAAGGGCGAGGCCTCCGGGTAAGCAGGAGCTTCCGCGTCGGGGAGCTGCTCTTCTCATGCCCGCCCTACACGCACGTCCTCTCCGCCACCAACAGGGGGCACTACTGCGACTTCTGCCTCAACAGGtacgcaacaacaacaacaatcattGTCCATCGATCGATCTATTTGGGTCCTCCATGCATTCAAACttagtattattttaaattttaatggcGCAAATTGCATGAAACtctcaaaaaatgtattgatttaatagattaaaaaaaaaacttttatatgaTGTGTAGATTAAACAGTTTACTGtagttttaattttatgtatttaatgtataTAAGTAGTCtaatttatttgacattttattagtgttgattgtatttgtttttagattatttgtgttctttttaaggtcaattcattttttaaaatattttatttgccatttttaaggtttttgtattgtattcatTAGTCCCGGAAGTAGTGGTAGTAAAAGTAGTTGGATTAAAGGTGTATCttatttttctaattattatttataatgtgTATACTGCCTAATATTTCAATGTCATTTATTGATTTCTATTATTTTGGTTATATTTATGAATGGTGCCACATTAGTTTATCTcgtcgattaaaaaaaaaaggttattgaagggccacaatattaggtacaggAAGAGCAATGATTGCGTGCGTCTACCGCATATCACAAGTATTGATTTGACGAGACATTGTTTTTCTGAAATAGTTTGTAATTGCTGCAGCACACCGACAGCAGTTTGAAATATTTGACCGTCTTTCAGTCCTGAAATGTGCAAACGGCTGCACTTGTGAGACTTTGGACGCGCGTCCTTCTTCATGTCCGTCCATTAAGCGGGATTTCAAGTTCTCCAAACGACAGCGTCTTGGATTTGCACCCTGGCATTTCTTTCAGTACGACTTTACGCCATCTGGCAGAAGGTCGGTGCTATTAATACCGTGACCATCACTCGCAACTGCTACTTCTCGTCAGCGCCGACTGGGATGTAAAAATGTCCACATGGGAGATACCGTGGAATTCAAATTCAACGATTTTAAAACATGAATTTGATCATATGTGTTATCTTTCCACGCTTTTATCTGAAGACGGTATTGTGCTGAATATTTAGGCGACTGCGCCCGTTTGTATCCACGGAAGGAATCTGTCGACATCATTGCCTTCGGGCTCGCATTACAAacgcagctcacctgttttctggggtTGCTCACGTGACTTTTTGCAACGCGAGCCCGAAGGCACTTTCATGTCAATTGAAGTTGAGCGTAAAAGGCGGCACATGACCAAATGAGACGGATCGCACTGGATCGCGCTGGGTCGCGCTGGGTCGCGCTGGGTCGCGCTGGGTCTGCTTCATTCATACTACACAAACGCAATCTTTTGCTCTCAACTTCTCCTCTTAACACACACGAAGCAGCAACACATATATAGTAAGTATAAGTATAAACAGCTTACAAGAGTACTCTGGAGCGTagttggggaccttctctgcctgtTGTTCTGACTGATTAAACGTGGCTCATGTGCTTCGACGTTGCAACCTTCCAATGTGGAAATCTTTCCAAATAGTCGACGTAAATTGCTAGAAACAATTGTGAgcattttgtgtgacttttttgttttttaggaaggAGAGCCTGGCAAGATGCGGCAAGTGCAAGAAAGCGCACTACTGCAATGTCAAATGCCAGGTAGGAAGTCAAGGACAACTGCTCGCTcgcttgcactttttttctttgaaatgtcGGCAACTCGACTTTGGAATATTTCCACGTACGAGCCGTGTTTTGACCGTTTTTGACTTTGACTTGCAAAGCCAAATTGATGTCAACAAACAGCCGTTTGGCAGATCAGCCACAATCCAGCGTCACAATTTTGCAGCTCaaagccccaaaaaaaagctgaaagtAACGTGAACGCGCTGACGACTGTTGCTAATCGCTGGATTTCTGCTGCGAGCGCAGAAAAGCGATTGGGCGGCGCACAAGCTCGAGTGCTCGGCTATGCTGGCCTTCGGGGACAAATGGGGCCCGTCGGAAAGCAGCCGGCTGGTGGCCCGAATCCTGGACAAGAaggtgagaggggggggggggggtttgccgGTTCCAAAATGGTGTGGTGTGCGTCCCTGCAGCAAACGCAGACAGGAAGGAGCGCATCCGAGAGGATCTTACTGGTCGGGGACATGCAGTCGCGTGAGTCCAAAGCTTCAAAACATCCATTTCAGAGCTCAGTTGCAATCTTTCAAACCCTTTCCTTTGTTTGAAGTCCAATCTTGAAATCCTAACCAAAGCATTTTCAAGCCTCACACTTGAAATGTGCATGAACTTGGAATGAGAGGACGTTCGTGGCCATGTTTGCTTGCGAACGAGGGTGGCGAGTGTCGGCCGTTGACGACGAGCGTGCGCCTTTCGGCGGCAGACGCGGAGGACGCGCCGGACAAGAGCCAGGCAGACGCCGGCGGACTGCATCGCTTTTATTCCAAACATTTGGACTTTCCCGACTCCAAGGAGCTGCTCGGCCTTTTCTCGCAGGTCAAAACGCTGACGAGAAAACACAAAGGAGGCAAACGGGTGACGCGCGTTTGCATTCTTGCTTGCGGTCAGGTGTCGTGTAACGGCTTCACCATCGAGGACGAGGAACTGTCCCACGTGGGCACGGCCGTCTACCCGGAGTAAGAGCAAAGTCCcttgcgctaatgctaaatgctaacgtgGAAATTCCACAAAGGAAAGCGTAACCTCTGTTGTGGCGCAGCGTGGCGCTCATCAACCACAGCTGCGATCCCAACGTCATGGTCACCTTCAACGGGTCCCGTGCGGACGTGCGCGCCGTCAAGGACGTCAAGGCTGGACAGGAAGTGAGCTGCTTCCCTTTGCAACTTTGCAAACAGACAACATTTTGGGGCGACagtaaacatttgcaaacatgttcaagtcacattttgacatgatgaaaaaaaatctgctgaaTTTAGAAGAAATTCTACAAATgtatctagtggtgaactaatcataaaaaaatgtcactatTGCTTTCAATGACAAAAAGGTCGATTTTTGTTTGCGGCAGGACGGCGGCGTCACGGCTAATTTGCGCCTGACATGTTTGgtcgccatctttctgctacggaaaCCTGAAGGGAAGGAAGCGCGTGCTTCAAAATCATtgcattagttcaccactagaggTCACTAAATAATATGCACTCTACCTTTAAAGTTATTGAATTAGGAATAAAagtgcttgttgttgtttttaatgaactcgtgcaaatcaaaaaacaacattcaaatGGTTGTCGTGAATGAATGTGTCCGTTTCCCCCTTGCAGGTGTTGACCAGTTACATCGACCTGCTGTACCCGACAGACGAGCGCAACGACAGGCTGAGCGAGTCGTACCGCTTCACTTGCGACTGCGCCGAGTGTCGCAGCGGCGCCAAAGTGCGAACGCGCGCAAACGTTGACGGCACACGCCACATTTGTTTCCTAATCTGCGTTTGCTGTGCGAGCGCAGGACGAGCTGAAGCTGAAAGTGCGCAAGCGCGGCGCGTCGGCGGAGACGGTGAACGCCAGCTTGCGCCACGCTCGCAAAACCATCCGCCACTTCCGGGAACTCAAACGTGTCCAAAATATCCTTTTCAACCGGAAACCGCCTTCCGTTTGGACTTTGGATTGGAATGCGTCCCTTGACTCTTGGGCACCCCCTAGCGAGCTTCTGGAGACGTGCGAGCGCAGCCTGGAGGATCTCGGACCCGTGCTGGACGACGCCA is a window from the Vanacampus margaritifer isolate UIUO_Vmar chromosome 19, RoL_Vmar_1.0, whole genome shotgun sequence genome containing:
- the LOC144039043 gene encoding N-lysine methyltransferase SMYD2-B-like isoform X2 codes for the protein MSMSTSTSTSTSGVAIDGIERFESPNKGRGLRVSRSFRVGELLFSCPPYTHVLSATNRGHYCDFCLNRKESLARCGKCKKAHYCNVKCQKSDWAAHKLECSAMLAFGDKWGPSESSRLVARILDKKQTQTGRSASERILLVGDMQSHAEDAPDKSQADAGGLHRFYSKHLDFPDSKELLGLFSQVSCNGFTIEDEELSHVGTAVYPDVALINHSCDPNVMVTFNGSRADVRAVKDVKAGQEVLTSYIDLLYPTDERNDRLSESYRFTCDCAECRSGAKDELKLKVRKRGASAETVNASLRHARKTIRHFRELKRVQTPSELLETCERSLEDLGPVLDDANVYMLHIKYQAMGVCVYQGELQAAVRYGEKLLTPFSQLYPAYSPNVSSLYLKLSRLYFALDRRSAGVAALKKAIGIMEVTHGKDHPYLREMHKILQQTSHQENTLAP
- the LOC144039043 gene encoding N-lysine methyltransferase SMYD2-A-like isoform X1 codes for the protein MSMSTSTSTSTSGVAIDGIERFESPNKGRGLRVSRSFRVGELLFSCPPYTHVLSATNRGHYCDFCLNRKESLARCGKCKKAHYCNVKCQKSDWAAHKLECSAMLAFGDKWGPSESSRLVARILDKKQTQTGRSASERILLVGDMQSHAEDAPDKSQADAGGLHRFYSKHLDFPDSKELLGLFSQVKTLTRKHKGGKRVTRVCILACGQVSCNGFTIEDEELSHVGTAVYPDVALINHSCDPNVMVTFNGSRADVRAVKDVKAGQEVLTSYIDLLYPTDERNDRLSESYRFTCDCAECRSGAKDELKLKVRKRGASAETVNASLRHARKTIRHFRELKRVQNILFNRKPPSVWTLDWNASLDSWAPPSELLETCERSLEDLGPVLDDANVYMLHIKYQAMGVCVYQGELQAAVRYGEKLLTPFRPAFLLSPRIAVIHVLSSRRPGKENVALEMRLNNGKVIL